ACGCCAAATGGCGGGAGGCGGGAAGCCCAGGTTAGGCGCCCTCTAGGCGCCCTCCGGCACCGCCGCGTCCGGCATCTCATCGCCCGCCGTCTTTCGCGCCAGCCTGATGCGGAAGAAGGAAGCGTAGAGCACCGGCACGGCGATCATCGTCAGCACGGTGGCGAAGGCGAGGCCGCCCATGATCGTGACGGCCATCGAGGCGAAGAAGGCGTCGCTGAGAAGCGGCAGCATGCCGAGCACGGTGGTGACGGCGGCCAGGAACACCGGGCGCAGACGGCTGACGCTGGCGTCGACCAGCGCCTTGTCGCGCGGCATCCCGGTGGCGATCTGCGCGTCGATCTCCTCGACCAGCACGATGCCGTTCTTCATCAGCATGCCGGAAAGGCTGAGCAGGCCTAAAAGCGCCGTGAAGGTGAAGGGCAGGCCGGTGAAGAGCAGCCCCGCCACCACGCCGCACACCGCCATCGGCACGACCAGCCAGATGATCAGCGGCTGGCGCAACCGGCCGAACAGCAGAACCGAGATCACCAGCATGACCAGGAAGGACAGCGGAAGCTGGCGGCCCAGCGATTCCTGCGCCTCGCCGGAATTCTCGTACTCGCCGCCCCACTCCAGATGATATCCGGTCTGCAGCGGGATCGCCTCGATCCGCGCGCGCACCGCATTATGCGCGTCGACGGCGGTCAGGTCGCCGGCCGGGTCGGCCTGAACGGTCAAGGTGCGCACCCGGTCGCGGCGGCGGATCAGGACTTCCTGCGGCTCGGTGTCGAAGCTCTCGACGATCTGGGTGATCGGCACGAAGGCCATCTGCCCGGAGCTCCAGATGAGGCGGTCTTCGAGCCGCGTCACGTCGAGGCGCTCGTCGGCCGGCGGGCGGGCGACGATGGGGATCACCTCGTCGCCCTCGCGATAGGTGCCGGAGCGAATGCCGGTCGTAGCGAAAGCCAGCGTCTGGGCGACATCGCCACGGCCGACACCGGAGATGCGCGCGCGCTCCTCGTTGAGGCGCGGCGCCAGCACCAGCTCGCGCTGGCGCCAGTTCTGGCGGATGTCGATCAGCGCGCCGCTCTCCTTCATGATCGTTATGGCCTCGTCGGCCAGCCGCCTCAGCTCGGCCGGGTCGCTGCCGGAAAAGCGCGCCTCGATCTTGGCGCCGCCGCCGGGCCCGAAAACCAGGCGCTCGGTGCGGATCTCGGCCTGCGGAAAGGCCACGCCGAGCTCGTCGCGCAGGTCCGCCGCCAGCGCGTCGATCTGGTCGCGCTCCTCCATCTCCACGATGAACTGGCCATAGGCCGGGTTCGGCTGTTCCGGCGCATAGGTCAGCATGAACCGGCTGGCGCCCCTGCCGACGAAGGTGGAGACGGCCTTCACGCCCGGCTTTTCCAGGATGATCTTCTCGATCTCACCCATGTCGCGCTCGGTGGCGCGTATGTCGGCCCCCTGCGGCAGCGTGTAGTTGACATAGAAGATCGGCGTGTTGGAATCGGGGAAGAACTGCTGGCGCACCATGCCGAAGCCGTAGAAGGAGGCTCCGGTGAGCGCGATCAGCGCGACGATCGTCACCGCCTTCGCCCGCAGCGCGCCGCGAAGCAGGCCGCGATAGCCGCCATAGATGGCGCCCTTATAGGGATCCGCATCGGCATCGCCGGAGCCCGGTTTCAGGAGATAGTGCCCGAACAGCGGCGTGACGGTGATCGCCAGCACCCAGCTCAATAGCAGCGATATGCCGATGACGGCGAACAGCGAGAACAGGAACTCGCCCGTCGCGTCCGGCGAAAGACCGATGCCGGCAAAGGCCATGATGCCGATCACCGTCGCGCCCAGAAGCGGTATCTGGGTGCGGGAGGCCGCGTCGCCGGCCCCTTCGCGCGCGCTCATGCCGCGCTGCATGTTGATGAGCATGCCCTCGGCGATGACGATGGCATTGTCCACCAGCATGCCCATGGCGATGATAAGCGCGCCGAGCGAGATGCGCTCCATCTCGATGCTGAAGATGGCCATGAACATGACAGTGCCCAGCACCGTGAGCAGAAGGGTGACGCCGACCACGATGCCCATGCGCCAGCCCATGAACAGGCACAGCACGCCGATCACGATGGCCACCGACATGACGAGGTTGACCATGAAATCGCTGATTGCCTTCTCGACCACCTCGTGCTGCTGGTAGATCGGGCTGATCTCCACCCCCAGCGGAATGCGCGGCGAAAGCTCGGCGAGCTTCGCGTCCACGGCCTTGCCGACCTCCACGATGTTGGTGTCGGCGACGCCGGCGACCGCCAGCGTGAAGGCATCCTCGCCGTTGAAGTGGATGATGTGGTCGGGCACTTCGGTCGGCGCGCGCACGATCGTCGCAATGTCGAGCAGGCTGATCTGTTCGGTCGTGCCGGGCTGGCCGACCCGCAGCGCCTCGATGGCGGCCACCGAATCGAAGGAAGGCTGC
This sequence is a window from Nitratireductor thuwali. Protein-coding genes within it:
- a CDS encoding efflux RND transporter permease subunit; translated protein: MQIARTAIDRPIYTWIVILFCLFGGIWGLSSVGRLEDPAFTLKSAIVVTQYPGATAEEVEQEVTEVLESAVQQMSQLDFVTSKSMPGVSELQVEIKSTYDGEEIPQIWDELRRKVGDAQSNLPQGAGPSMVNDDFGDVFGLFYAITAPGFSDADKRSISSFLRRELLTVPGVAKVTTAGEPTETIYLEISNEKLTRFGIPIEQVVNTIQSENAVEQAGAVRIGDKRVRISLQPSFDSVAAIEALRVGQPGTTEQISLLDIATIVRAPTEVPDHIIHFNGEDAFTLAVAGVADTNIVEVGKAVDAKLAELSPRIPLGVEISPIYQQHEVVEKAISDFMVNLVMSVAIVIGVLCLFMGWRMGIVVGVTLLLTVLGTVMFMAIFSIEMERISLGALIIAMGMLVDNAIVIAEGMLINMQRGMSAREGAGDAASRTQIPLLGATVIGIMAFAGIGLSPDATGEFLFSLFAVIGISLLLSWVLAITVTPLFGHYLLKPGSGDADADPYKGAIYGGYRGLLRGALRAKAVTIVALIALTGASFYGFGMVRQQFFPDSNTPIFYVNYTLPQGADIRATERDMGEIEKIILEKPGVKAVSTFVGRGASRFMLTYAPEQPNPAYGQFIVEMEERDQIDALAADLRDELGVAFPQAEIRTERLVFGPGGGAKIEARFSGSDPAELRRLADEAITIMKESGALIDIRQNWRQRELVLAPRLNEERARISGVGRGDVAQTLAFATTGIRSGTYREGDEVIPIVARPPADERLDVTRLEDRLIWSSGQMAFVPITQIVESFDTEPQEVLIRRRDRVRTLTVQADPAGDLTAVDAHNAVRARIEAIPLQTGYHLEWGGEYENSGEAQESLGRQLPLSFLVMLVISVLLFGRLRQPLIIWLVVPMAVCGVVAGLLFTGLPFTFTALLGLLSLSGMLMKNGIVLVEEIDAQIATGMPRDKALVDASVSRLRPVFLAAVTTVLGMLPLLSDAFFASMAVTIMGGLAFATVLTMIAVPVLYASFFRIRLARKTAGDEMPDAAVPEGA